The Microbulbifer hydrolyticus genome has a segment encoding these proteins:
- a CDS encoding arylesterase, whose protein sequence is MAAVFFRAFAADLVPRGLLFVALVTSLYAGSLRADGPEQAADASGTKTLVILGDSISAAYGLDEREGWVQLLRKRLADQSLAVEVVNASISGETSAGGLARLPRLLSEHSPDWLVVELGGNDGLRGYPPRALQNNLQQMVKLARESGAEVLLLGMQMPPNYGKAYTRAFAAVYPKVAEAEQVPLVPFFLEPVALQEGAMQTDGIHPTAKAQPALLEHVWPCLETILKGNEDTRSDSLCTS, encoded by the coding sequence ATGGCGGCAGTTTTTTTCCGGGCTTTTGCGGCCGATTTGGTCCCGCGTGGCCTGCTGTTCGTCGCGCTGGTCACGTCTTTGTACGCTGGTTCTCTGCGGGCGGATGGGCCGGAGCAAGCGGCAGATGCGTCTGGTACGAAGACGCTGGTGATTCTAGGGGACAGTATCAGTGCGGCCTACGGTCTGGATGAGCGCGAGGGCTGGGTGCAGCTGTTGCGTAAGCGGCTGGCGGACCAGAGTCTGGCGGTGGAGGTAGTGAATGCGAGTATCAGCGGTGAGACGTCCGCCGGTGGTCTGGCGCGCCTGCCGCGGTTGCTGTCTGAGCACTCTCCGGACTGGCTGGTGGTGGAGCTGGGCGGCAACGACGGGCTGCGGGGGTATCCGCCGCGAGCGTTGCAGAACAATCTTCAGCAGATGGTGAAGCTGGCCCGGGAGAGCGGGGCTGAGGTACTGCTGCTGGGTATGCAGATGCCGCCGAATTACGGCAAGGCGTATACGCGGGCCTTTGCGGCGGTGTACCCGAAGGTGGCTGAGGCGGAGCAGGTGCCGCTGGTGCCGTTCTTCCTGGAGCCGGTGGCGCTGCAGGAGGGCGCGATGCAGACGGACGGAATCCACCCCACGGCCAAGGCGCAGCCGGCACTGCTGGAGCATGTGTGGCCCTGCCTGGAGACCATATTGAAAGGCAATGAGGACACTCGGTCCGATAGCCTGTGCACTTCTTGA
- a CDS encoding ABC transporter ATP-binding protein, producing the protein MSLMLKAENLHHRVSTSEGPLTLLSDISLQLPAGQSLAITGASGSGKSTLLGLLAGLDRPTEGKIWLAGEEITAMDEEQRAAVRARCVGFVFQTFQLLPGLTARENVMLPSELRGERNAGNRAEEFLERVGLGHRLHHYPRQLSGGEQQRVAIARAFCSIASHDKDNQNGILFADEPTGSLDAHNGEKVIDLLFNLNAETGTTLVLVTHEQRLAERCGAHLRMAAGEITTADIPDNFAEVSA; encoded by the coding sequence ATGTCATTGATGCTCAAAGCCGAAAACCTCCACCACCGCGTCAGTACCAGTGAAGGTCCACTCACCTTGCTGAGCGACATCTCCCTGCAACTTCCCGCCGGCCAGAGCCTCGCTATCACCGGCGCCTCCGGCTCCGGCAAATCCACTCTGCTCGGCCTCCTCGCCGGCCTCGACCGACCCACCGAGGGAAAAATCTGGCTCGCCGGCGAAGAGATCACTGCCATGGACGAGGAGCAACGCGCCGCCGTGCGCGCCCGCTGTGTGGGCTTCGTGTTCCAGACCTTCCAGCTGCTGCCCGGCCTCACCGCGCGGGAAAACGTCATGTTGCCGAGCGAACTGCGCGGCGAGCGCAACGCCGGCAACCGCGCCGAGGAATTTCTCGAGCGCGTCGGCCTCGGACACCGCCTGCACCACTACCCGCGCCAGCTCTCCGGTGGCGAGCAGCAGCGGGTCGCCATCGCGCGCGCATTTTGCAGTATCGCCAGCCACGATAAAGACAACCAAAACGGCATTCTGTTCGCTGATGAACCCACCGGCAGCCTCGACGCCCACAACGGCGAAAAGGTGATCGACCTGCTGTTCAATCTCAATGCGGAAACCGGCACCACCCTGGTGCTGGTCACCCACGAACAGCGCCTCGCCGAGCGCTGCGGCGCCCACCTGCGCATGGCTGCGGGCGAGATTACCACCGCCGACATTCCCGACAACTTCGCCGAGGTGTCCGCCTGA
- the putP gene encoding sodium/proline symporter PutP, which yields MSGQWLVALTFIAYLALILAIGVYAYQRTKDASDYFLGGRSLPPAVAALSAGASDMSGWLLLGLPGAAYASGLSSAWIAIGLFTGIVLSWTTMARRLRIYTYALDDSLTVPAYLHRRFNMGHPYLRTLCAVFILLFFLFYVASGLIAGGKLFETVFGWDYQWAVVIGAIAVISYTLFGGFLAVSWTDVFQGLLMSLALVIVPVMVISDEGGLGNAVGLMREQHPELMHWMTDNTGTALGMAAILSSLAWGLGYFGQPHILARFKALRHPDDMPVAATVAAVWSLAGFLGAMCVGLFGHLELSQALPDGERIFMALVESLFHPLVAGILLAAILSAIMSTADSQLLVSSAALAEDIYHVWFGKKASSESIVQVGRWAVVALSLIAVGVAMDPDSKVLDVVAYAWAGLGAAFGPTILISLYWSRMTGTGAIAGVLVGGITVVVWKQLSGGIFDIYELLPGFVLSAAAIVLVSAVTHCPEEISTRHRQLLGQKQ from the coding sequence ATGTCCGGACAGTGGCTTGTCGCCTTAACGTTCATCGCTTACCTGGCTCTCATTCTCGCGATCGGTGTTTACGCCTATCAGCGCACCAAGGATGCGAGCGATTACTTTCTTGGTGGTCGCTCACTGCCGCCGGCGGTTGCGGCGCTCAGCGCCGGGGCATCCGATATGAGTGGCTGGTTGCTGCTGGGGCTACCCGGCGCCGCCTATGCCAGTGGGCTTTCCTCCGCGTGGATCGCCATCGGCCTGTTTACCGGTATCGTGCTGAGCTGGACCACCATGGCACGACGACTGCGCATCTACACCTATGCGCTGGACGACTCGCTCACGGTACCGGCCTATCTGCACCGCCGTTTTAATATGGGGCACCCCTATCTGCGCACCCTTTGCGCAGTATTCATCCTGCTGTTTTTTCTGTTTTATGTGGCCTCAGGACTGATTGCTGGCGGGAAATTATTCGAAACGGTTTTTGGCTGGGATTACCAGTGGGCCGTGGTGATCGGCGCAATTGCGGTGATTTCCTACACGTTGTTCGGCGGCTTTCTCGCGGTGAGCTGGACGGATGTATTCCAGGGGCTGCTGATGAGCCTCGCGCTGGTGATCGTGCCGGTGATGGTGATCTCGGATGAGGGTGGCCTGGGCAATGCGGTGGGGTTGATGCGTGAGCAGCACCCGGAGCTCATGCACTGGATGACCGACAACACCGGCACTGCGCTCGGTATGGCGGCCATTTTGAGCTCGCTCGCCTGGGGATTGGGGTATTTCGGGCAGCCGCATATCCTGGCTCGCTTCAAGGCCCTGCGCCATCCGGACGATATGCCGGTAGCCGCAACAGTAGCGGCGGTGTGGTCGCTGGCCGGTTTCCTCGGCGCCATGTGTGTCGGCCTTTTCGGGCATCTCGAATTGAGCCAGGCGCTGCCGGATGGCGAGCGTATCTTTATGGCGCTGGTGGAATCCCTGTTCCATCCCCTGGTTGCGGGTATTCTCCTCGCCGCGATTCTGTCGGCCATCATGAGTACTGCGGATTCGCAGCTACTGGTCTCTTCCGCGGCGCTGGCGGAGGACATCTACCATGTCTGGTTTGGCAAGAAGGCTTCCTCTGAAAGCATTGTGCAGGTTGGCCGCTGGGCGGTTGTTGCGCTGTCGCTGATTGCGGTGGGTGTGGCCATGGACCCGGACTCCAAGGTACTGGACGTGGTGGCCTATGCCTGGGCAGGGCTCGGTGCGGCTTTTGGCCCCACGATACTGATCAGCCTGTACTGGTCGCGGATGACCGGAACTGGTGCGATTGCGGGGGTGCTCGTGGGTGGTATAACCGTTGTTGTATGGAAACAGCTGTCTGGTGGCATCTTTGATATATACGAGCTATTACCGGGCTTTGTGCTC
- the ttcA gene encoding tRNA 2-thiocytidine(32) synthetase TtcA, which translates to MSDLENRRERLEFNKLQKRLRRNVGKAIADFNMIEEGDKVMVCLSGGKDSYAMLEILMNLQKTAPVHFELVAVNMDQKQPGFPEHILPEYLQSVGVPYHIVNKDTYSVVKEVVPEGKTTCGLCSRLRRGTLYGFAEEIGATKVALGHHKDDIVETLFLNMFYGGRLKAMPPKLRADDGRNIVIRPLAYCRETDLVDFAEYKQFPIIPCNLCGSQENLQRQAIKGMLNDWDRKFPGRSDNIFAALTRVSPSQLADRDLYDFESLELDRSKPAPAVDARSIEQSVDSWIPDDAREEETAEPAQPMYIEARNL; encoded by the coding sequence ATGTCTGATCTGGAAAACCGCCGCGAGCGGCTGGAATTCAACAAGCTGCAAAAGCGCCTGCGCCGCAATGTGGGCAAGGCGATTGCTGACTTCAATATGATTGAAGAGGGCGACAAGGTGATGGTGTGCCTGTCCGGTGGCAAGGATTCCTATGCGATGCTGGAAATCCTGATGAACCTGCAGAAGACCGCGCCGGTGCACTTTGAGCTGGTGGCGGTGAATATGGATCAGAAGCAGCCCGGTTTTCCCGAGCACATTTTGCCGGAGTACCTGCAGTCCGTGGGGGTGCCTTATCACATCGTGAACAAGGACACCTACAGTGTGGTGAAAGAGGTGGTGCCGGAGGGTAAGACAACCTGCGGACTCTGTTCCCGCCTGCGTCGCGGTACGCTCTACGGGTTTGCCGAAGAGATCGGCGCGACCAAGGTGGCGCTTGGGCACCACAAGGACGATATCGTCGAGACACTGTTCCTGAATATGTTTTACGGCGGCCGTCTGAAGGCGATGCCACCGAAGCTGCGGGCGGATGACGGGCGCAATATCGTGATTCGTCCACTGGCCTATTGCCGTGAAACGGATCTTGTCGATTTTGCCGAGTACAAACAGTTTCCGATCATTCCCTGCAACCTGTGCGGTAGTCAGGAGAACCTGCAGCGCCAGGCGATCAAGGGCATGCTGAATGATTGGGACAGGAAGTTCCCGGGGCGCAGCGACAATATTTTTGCCGCGCTCACCCGGGTCTCGCCGTCACAGCTGGCGGACCGGGATTTGTACGATTTTGAGAGCCTGGAGCTGGACCGCTCTAAACCCGCGCCTGCGGTCGACGCGCGTTCGATCGAGCAGTCGGTGGACTCGTGGATTCCCGACGATGCCCGCGAGGAGGAGACGGCTGAGCCTGCGCAGCCGATGTATATCGAGGCGCGGAACCTTTAA